One genomic window of Haloferax mediterranei ATCC 33500 includes the following:
- a CDS encoding aldehyde ferredoxin oxidoreductase family protein, translating into MRHAEGPLCSVDLTAWTVGTTDIDDVLESYLGGRGVGTKLVYDRVPFDASPLGPENRLVLAAGPMQQSRMSFTGRTSLTGVSPLTDGLVSSNAGGFLSRNLVGTGYGAVEFTGAADELLAVHVRPDGVEFEPVPDLEGEEVPAVTEYADTEWDLDAEQLICIGPAGENEVRFAAVMTTETRAFGRGGLGAVMGSKNLKVVTFEGDDAPDVEIEFPSEAMDVHRKAATSDHAMKRQGTNAGTDYANEVEALPTRYFSEREFEGVEGINGDAVESKKYKKGTCSQCAFACKLPTKDEAADIETEGPEFETMMAFGSNCAVDDIVEVMKSNDLCDRLGMDTISCGDTIAAYLMAEDEFGNVDLIHELVEQIGYREGIGDLLAEGTHRAHEELGVHDWTVKGMDFPAHDGRHLHGQGLSFATANRGADHMYASFYALEYPYVEKSKAVEPHGLDGKPELLVKKENHNAVLDSGVVCKFSRDFLDEETLATLLDTTYDRLQDVGNRIVTLERHFNNQRGFDRDDDRLPYDLPGFEHALSEYYEIRGWSDDGVVPESAVGGTSGAAPADD; encoded by the coding sequence ATGCGACACGCGGAGGGCCCACTGTGCTCGGTCGACCTCACGGCGTGGACAGTCGGGACGACCGACATCGACGACGTACTCGAATCGTACCTCGGGGGTCGAGGCGTCGGGACGAAACTCGTCTACGACCGCGTCCCGTTCGACGCCTCTCCACTCGGTCCGGAAAATCGGTTGGTCCTCGCCGCCGGGCCGATGCAACAGTCTCGGATGAGCTTCACCGGCCGGACCAGTCTGACCGGCGTCTCACCGCTAACCGACGGGCTTGTCTCGTCGAACGCCGGAGGTTTTCTCTCGCGGAACCTCGTCGGGACGGGCTACGGCGCAGTCGAATTCACCGGCGCGGCCGACGAACTCCTTGCGGTCCACGTCCGACCCGATGGCGTCGAGTTCGAACCCGTCCCGGACTTGGAAGGGGAAGAGGTCCCTGCCGTTACCGAGTACGCAGACACGGAGTGGGACCTCGACGCGGAACAACTCATCTGCATCGGACCGGCGGGCGAAAACGAAGTCCGCTTTGCGGCCGTGATGACGACCGAAACGCGGGCGTTCGGTCGCGGCGGTCTCGGGGCTGTGATGGGTTCGAAGAACCTCAAAGTCGTCACCTTCGAGGGCGACGACGCGCCCGACGTCGAAATCGAGTTCCCGAGCGAGGCGATGGATGTCCACCGCAAAGCCGCCACCTCGGACCACGCGATGAAGCGACAGGGAACGAACGCCGGTACCGACTACGCGAACGAAGTCGAGGCGTTGCCGACGCGGTACTTTTCAGAACGTGAGTTCGAGGGTGTCGAGGGAATCAACGGCGACGCCGTCGAATCGAAGAAGTACAAGAAAGGGACCTGCTCGCAGTGCGCCTTCGCGTGCAAACTCCCGACCAAAGACGAGGCGGCAGACATCGAAACCGAGGGGCCGGAGTTCGAGACGATGATGGCCTTCGGGTCGAACTGCGCCGTCGACGACATCGTCGAGGTGATGAAATCCAACGACCTGTGTGACCGCCTCGGCATGGATACCATCTCCTGTGGCGACACCATCGCGGCGTACCTGATGGCCGAAGACGAGTTCGGCAACGTCGACCTGATTCACGAACTCGTCGAGCAAATCGGCTACCGCGAGGGCATCGGCGACCTGCTCGCGGAAGGGACCCACCGCGCACACGAGGAACTCGGCGTCCACGATTGGACGGTCAAAGGCATGGACTTCCCGGCCCACGACGGTCGCCATCTCCACGGACAGGGTCTCTCCTTCGCCACGGCGAACCGCGGCGCGGACCACATGTACGCCTCGTTCTACGCGCTGGAGTACCCCTACGTGGAGAAGTCGAAAGCGGTCGAACCGCACGGTCTCGACGGCAAGCCCGAACTCCTCGTGAAGAAAGAAAATCACAACGCCGTCCTCGACAGCGGCGTCGTCTGTAAGTTCTCGCGGGACTTCCTCGACGAGGAGACGCTGGCCACGCTGTTGGACACGACCTACGACCGCCTTCAGGACGTCGGAAATCGCATCGTCACCCTCGAACGCCACTTCAACAACCAGCGCGGCTTCGACCGTGACGACGATAGGCTCCCGTACGACCTCCCCGGATTCGAACACGCACTGTCAGAATACTACGAGATTCGCGGGTGGAGCGACGATGGAGTGGTTCCGGAGTCGGCAGTGGGTGGGACAAGTGGGGCGGCACCGGCGGACGACTGA
- a CDS encoding thiolase family protein, translating into MPEPVIAAAYRTPFGKAGGVFEDVRSEDLSVALIDHILDEHDVEADDVEDLMWGVAQQRAEQDNNVARVIALLSKLGEGTPGTSINRWCASSMQAIISASDAIAAGNRECIIAGGVESMSRVPMDGDSYQHLHPGLSEQYNVFQLQMGMTAEKVAEQHEVSREDQDAFALRSHERAAEATETGRFDDEIVPIETDDGVVTEDEGIRHDTSLEALGGLPPAFSGDGSVTAGNSSQITDGAAAVLVTSREFADEHGLEVLASVGTNNVAGVDPTVMGIGPVPATRGLLERAGSDIEDYDLVEINEAFASQCEYSRRELGIDEDKLNVNGGAIALGHPLGASGARLPVTLIHEMIKRDVDRGLASLCVGFGQGAAIEFSR; encoded by the coding sequence ATGCCAGAACCAGTCATCGCAGCAGCATATCGAACGCCGTTCGGGAAGGCGGGCGGCGTCTTCGAAGACGTTCGAAGCGAAGACCTCTCGGTCGCGCTCATCGACCACATCCTCGACGAACACGATGTCGAGGCTGACGACGTGGAAGACCTGATGTGGGGTGTCGCCCAGCAGCGAGCCGAACAGGACAACAACGTCGCTCGCGTCATCGCGCTTCTCTCGAAACTCGGCGAGGGGACGCCCGGGACGAGCATCAACCGCTGGTGCGCCTCGTCCATGCAGGCGATTATCTCGGCGTCCGACGCCATCGCCGCGGGCAACCGCGAGTGCATCATCGCCGGTGGCGTCGAGAGCATGTCTCGCGTCCCGATGGACGGCGACTCCTACCAGCACCTCCACCCCGGACTGAGCGAGCAGTACAACGTCTTCCAACTCCAGATGGGGATGACCGCCGAGAAGGTCGCAGAGCAACACGAAGTCTCCCGCGAGGACCAGGACGCCTTCGCGCTCCGCAGCCACGAGCGAGCTGCCGAGGCAACCGAAACCGGTCGCTTCGACGACGAAATCGTCCCTATCGAGACGGACGACGGCGTCGTCACCGAAGACGAGGGAATTCGCCACGACACCTCGCTGGAAGCGCTCGGCGGCCTTCCGCCGGCGTTCTCCGGCGACGGCTCTGTCACCGCAGGTAACTCCTCGCAGATTACCGACGGTGCGGCCGCCGTTCTCGTCACGAGTCGCGAGTTCGCCGACGAACACGGCCTCGAGGTACTCGCATCTGTCGGCACCAACAACGTCGCTGGTGTCGACCCGACCGTGATGGGTATCGGTCCGGTTCCGGCCACCCGCGGTCTCCTCGAACGCGCCGGAAGCGATATCGAGGACTACGACCTCGTCGAAATCAACGAAGCGTTTGCCAGCCAGTGCGAATACTCCCGTCGCGAACTCGGTATCGACGAGGACAAACTCAACGTCAACGGCGGCGCAATCGCCCTCGGTCACCCGCTCGGTGCCTCCGGTGCGCGCCTCCCCGTGACGCTTATCCACGAAATGATTAAGCGCGACGTGGACCGCGGTCTCGCCTCGCTCTGTGTCGGGTTCGGTCAGGGTGCGGCAATAGAGTTCAGCCGGTAA
- a CDS encoding nitrite/sulfite reductase, translating into MASKKEQWKSDLYGDAVRDELEAFAEEGFESIPEDERDKWFTRFKFWGVFQQRTGQESYFMMRLTNANGVLEPGQLRTIAEVARDYATGPVDNPEFGNGWVDLTTRQSIQLHWLELEDIPEIWEQLESVGVTSRSAGGDTMRNITGCPVAGKDTHELVESKPLLDRFQSELREDDALSNMPRKFNISVTGCREGCAQDSINDIGLEPARKEVDGEVITGFNVRVGGGLGSRKPRVARSLDVFVADEERAYEVVRGFVELYHDHGNRDVRARARSRFFVDDWGTEKIRDRLESEYLDFELQSAGEDIRDEYTYNAGRPQSAGKSDHVGVHEQSDGRYYVGLSVAVGRLTAADALELADLADKYGSGKIRLTRRQNPIVMDVPAGALDDLLAEPLLSKHTPEPNPFQRGTVACTGTEFCSLALTETKARTARMLRWLRDNVEVPDDVHQLKIHYSGCTADCGQANTADIGLFGMRAQKDGEMVEAMDIGVGGGIGDEPSFVEWIHQRVPADEVPGAIASLVEAFAAHRTAGQTFRQWVEAEGPDAVAEYCEPIETDFEAPYMHDAKQSWYPFADEDEPPKTEQPMTSD; encoded by the coding sequence ATGGCGAGTAAGAAGGAACAGTGGAAATCGGACCTCTACGGCGACGCGGTTCGCGACGAACTGGAGGCGTTCGCCGAGGAGGGCTTCGAGTCGATTCCGGAAGACGAGCGTGACAAGTGGTTCACTCGCTTCAAGTTCTGGGGTGTCTTCCAGCAGCGGACGGGTCAGGAGTCGTACTTCATGATGCGGCTGACGAACGCGAACGGCGTTCTCGAACCCGGACAACTCCGGACGATTGCCGAGGTGGCACGCGACTATGCCACCGGCCCCGTCGACAACCCCGAGTTCGGAAACGGGTGGGTGGACTTGACGACGCGCCAGTCGATTCAGCTCCACTGGCTCGAACTCGAAGATATCCCCGAAATCTGGGAGCAGCTGGAATCCGTCGGTGTGACCTCACGGTCCGCCGGTGGCGACACGATGCGGAACATCACCGGCTGTCCGGTCGCCGGAAAGGACACCCACGAACTGGTCGAATCGAAACCACTTCTCGACCGGTTCCAGTCGGAACTCCGCGAGGACGACGCGCTGTCGAACATGCCTCGAAAGTTCAACATCAGCGTCACCGGCTGTCGGGAGGGTTGCGCACAGGACTCGATAAACGACATCGGACTGGAACCCGCCCGGAAAGAGGTCGACGGAGAGGTTATCACGGGCTTCAACGTCCGCGTCGGTGGTGGTCTCGGCTCTCGAAAACCGCGCGTTGCACGCAGCCTCGACGTGTTCGTCGCCGACGAAGAGCGTGCTTACGAGGTGGTTCGCGGATTCGTCGAACTCTACCACGACCACGGGAACCGGGACGTTCGCGCCCGCGCCCGCAGTCGATTCTTCGTCGACGACTGGGGAACGGAAAAGATACGCGACCGACTCGAATCGGAGTACCTCGACTTCGAACTCCAGTCGGCAGGAGAGGACATCCGCGACGAGTACACCTACAATGCGGGTCGACCGCAGTCGGCAGGCAAGTCCGACCACGTCGGCGTTCACGAGCAATCTGACGGTCGGTATTACGTCGGACTCAGCGTCGCGGTCGGCCGACTTACTGCGGCGGACGCGCTCGAACTAGCCGACCTCGCCGATAAGTACGGTTCTGGCAAGATACGACTCACTCGCCGACAGAATCCAATCGTGATGGACGTTCCGGCAGGTGCTCTCGACGACTTGCTTGCCGAACCGCTCCTCTCGAAGCACACGCCGGAGCCGAACCCGTTCCAGCGCGGGACCGTCGCCTGTACCGGGACGGAGTTCTGTTCACTCGCGCTCACCGAGACGAAGGCGCGGACGGCCCGGATGCTTCGCTGGCTCAGAGACAATGTCGAGGTTCCCGACGACGTCCACCAGTTGAAGATTCACTATTCGGGCTGTACCGCCGACTGTGGACAGGCGAACACGGCCGATATCGGCCTGTTCGGGATGCGCGCGCAGAAAGACGGCGAGATGGTCGAGGCGATGGATATCGGCGTCGGCGGCGGTATCGGTGACGAACCTTCCTTCGTCGAGTGGATTCACCAGCGCGTTCCCGCGGACGAGGTTCCCGGGGCCATCGCATCGTTAGTCGAGGCGTTCGCCGCCCACCGAACCGCCGGACAGACGTTCCGGCAGTGGGTCGAAGCCGAAGGACCCGACGCCGTCGCCGAGTACTGCGAACCCATTGAGACGGACTTCGAAGCCCCCTACATGCACGACGCGAAGCAGTCTTGGTACCCCTTCGCCGACGAGGACGAACCCCCGAAGACGGAGCAACCGATGACGAGTGATTGA
- a CDS encoding molybdenum cofactor guanylyltransferase: MAEQSSRNLDTGRAGIILAGGRSRRFDGIDKATAPVGGRPMIHRVAASLDPAVDELVINCRADQRDTFAAALSDFDVRFAEDSHPDHGPVFGLRTAVRASNAEYAAILPCDMPLVPTGFISHLFGRVQGGTGVIPSVSETPVPLPSVVHCRAGEVACTETIRAGSDRLKDVMSTLGVNVLDGREVQAHAGLDAFSNVNTIDDLRALSSRR; this comes from the coding sequence ATGGCCGAACAGTCCTCCCGCAACCTCGACACGGGCCGCGCCGGCATCATCCTCGCGGGTGGTCGGTCAAGAAGGTTCGACGGCATCGACAAGGCGACTGCACCGGTCGGCGGACGACCGATGATTCACCGTGTTGCGGCATCTCTCGACCCCGCCGTCGACGAACTCGTCATCAACTGCCGCGCCGACCAACGAGACACGTTTGCCGCCGCACTGTCGGACTTCGATGTCCGGTTCGCGGAGGACTCTCACCCAGACCATGGTCCCGTCTTCGGCCTCAGGACCGCAGTACGAGCTTCGAACGCCGAGTACGCGGCCATTCTCCCGTGTGACATGCCGCTCGTCCCGACCGGCTTTATCTCGCACCTCTTCGGCCGAGTTCAGGGCGGAACTGGCGTGATTCCGTCTGTCTCCGAGACTCCCGTCCCGCTACCCTCGGTCGTTCACTGTCGCGCCGGGGAAGTCGCCTGTACCGAGACGATTCGGGCGGGAAGCGACCGACTCAAGGATGTGATGTCCACGCTCGGTGTGAACGTCTTGGACGGGCGCGAAGTGCAGGCACACGCCGGTTTAGACGCGTTCTCCAACGTGAATACTATCGACGACCTGCGCGCGCTCTCCTCCCGGCGCTGA
- a CDS encoding MFS transporter, translating to MTRWRTLVLATAAFNLSFLIWFSFAPFTGQIAAEFGLSLTDLGILASAAIWSAPPGRILTGWLSDRFGASTVFGIVLAYVGIFSMASAFATSYEVFFVERVVVASAGITFVVGIQHVSQWFPEEELGTAEGIYAGIGNAGAAGGALILPRAFGNWSGPLFSTGWRAAFFYTGVVAILMAIVYVVFGQDAATKARAAATSESATLSTWVHTATRYGVVALALGYVMSFGLEISMNGWLPTYFREGFGSNLVIASTFAATFSLAAGLLRPIGGYVSDRLVRDQRDILPFFAGRYREQWTVLCMTFIVVSMTGLTFAGQTGNVLLTVAAGFLVGMSCAFTEGAIFAQVPAMFPNRSGAAAGIVGGIGTFGGIGFPLVYSFAAAEGMIHTGYVIVAALMIPILALNAFISRPHIASRAHVDGFFDGSRFESSQSDD from the coding sequence ATGACTCGGTGGCGGACGCTCGTCCTCGCCACCGCGGCGTTCAACCTCTCGTTTCTCATCTGGTTCTCGTTCGCCCCGTTCACGGGGCAAATCGCCGCGGAGTTCGGACTCTCGCTCACCGACCTCGGCATTCTCGCCAGCGCCGCCATCTGGTCGGCACCGCCGGGGCGTATTCTCACTGGCTGGCTCTCGGACCGCTTCGGCGCTTCGACGGTGTTCGGTATCGTCCTCGCCTACGTCGGCATATTCAGCATGGCCAGCGCGTTCGCGACCTCGTACGAGGTGTTCTTCGTCGAACGGGTCGTCGTCGCCTCGGCGGGTATCACCTTCGTCGTCGGTATCCAGCACGTCTCCCAGTGGTTCCCCGAGGAGGAACTCGGGACTGCCGAGGGCATCTACGCGGGTATCGGCAATGCCGGTGCCGCGGGGGGTGCGCTCATCCTCCCGCGGGCGTTCGGGAACTGGAGCGGCCCGCTGTTTTCGACCGGGTGGCGCGCGGCGTTCTTCTACACCGGTGTCGTCGCCATCCTGATGGCCATCGTCTACGTCGTTTTCGGACAGGACGCCGCCACGAAAGCCCGTGCAGCGGCCACCAGCGAGTCGGCGACGCTCTCGACGTGGGTCCACACAGCGACCCGCTACGGCGTCGTCGCGCTCGCACTCGGCTACGTGATGAGCTTCGGGCTCGAAATCTCGATGAACGGCTGGCTTCCGACGTACTTCCGCGAAGGATTCGGTTCGAACCTCGTCATCGCCAGCACCTTCGCGGCGACGTTCTCGCTCGCTGCCGGGTTGCTTCGGCCAATCGGCGGCTACGTCTCCGACCGCCTCGTTCGCGACCAGCGCGACATTCTCCCGTTCTTCGCGGGTCGCTACCGGGAGCAGTGGACTGTCCTCTGCATGACGTTCATCGTCGTCTCGATGACCGGACTCACCTTCGCAGGGCAGACTGGAAACGTCCTCCTGACCGTCGCAGCTGGCTTCCTCGTCGGGATGAGTTGCGCGTTCACGGAGGGTGCGATATTCGCGCAAGTCCCTGCCATGTTCCCGAACCGGTCGGGCGCTGCCGCCGGTATCGTGGGCGGAATCGGAACCTTCGGCGGCATCGGATTCCCGCTCGTCTACTCGTTCGCCGCCGCGGAAGGGATGATTCACACGGGCTACGTCATCGTGGCGGCGCTCATGATTCCGATACTCGCGTTGAACGCGTTCATCTCGCGTCCGCATATCGCGAGTCGCGCCCACGTGGACGGCTTCTTCGACGGGAGTCGCTTCGAGTCCAGTCAGAGCGACGACTGA
- the nasA gene encoding assimilatory nitrate reductase NasA: MPRNLRFLSVVNHVTKQVPTTCMRCAVGCGHVHLGSENAYGLETVRGDPSHPVNNGLACGRGIRESADPAGEWLTRPLVREDGELVQTSWSDAMARVGATIRTAVATDPDEVAVLGSGQQTNEAAYALGKLARAGIGTRNYDANTTLCMASAVTAYYRAFGSDAPPPTYDDIPNAETHLVWGANPAVAHPVMFRWIRQSATDGRLVVVDPVETKTAAVADDHVSVAPGGDLALARAILRHLVDTDQIDESFVRSNTEGFDDVVSALPSVTDAAARAGVSLDTVEELAALLDAPTLIYWGMGVNQSVRGTATAGALVNLCLASGNLGPGTGPFSLTGQANSMGTRVCSSKGTWSGHRPFEHPDHRRAVAEAWDVPVSRLPDDSGPGPVGILDSSPSVVWTVATNPLAGFPDATAAREVLRDSFLVVQDAFRSDTVELADVVLPAATWGESEGTAMNMERTVSRIRAATETPPGVRQDLDIIADVAARVAPGLLPRPPVSPSAIFDEFAALTEGTDADCSGISYTRLDGERAVRWPAPEPNSDAGYRYYDPSTSRWTFPTPSGKARFSTLDGEPLPEPVDGDYPLTLTTGREADGYNTGVRSRSDTPEEPVARVNPETVDTYHDAVADTDGELRTTVVSRRASVSVTLDRDDAVPPGLVWLSIHHPMTNQLTSPAVDPQSNEPNFKQCAVRFVHPDAPAKADFLAAEVSD, translated from the coding sequence ATGCCCCGGAATCTCCGATTCTTGTCGGTGGTGAACCACGTGACGAAACAAGTCCCGACGACCTGTATGCGCTGTGCTGTGGGGTGTGGTCACGTTCACCTTGGGTCCGAAAACGCGTACGGTCTCGAAACAGTTCGTGGCGACCCCTCACATCCGGTAAACAACGGACTGGCGTGCGGTCGTGGCATCCGCGAGTCGGCAGACCCTGCTGGCGAGTGGCTTACTCGGCCGCTCGTCCGGGAGGACGGCGAACTGGTACAGACCTCGTGGTCGGACGCGATGGCCCGTGTCGGCGCTACCATCCGAACAGCGGTGGCGACCGACCCGGACGAGGTCGCGGTTCTGGGAAGCGGCCAGCAGACGAACGAGGCCGCGTACGCGCTCGGCAAACTCGCTCGTGCCGGCATTGGGACCCGAAACTACGACGCGAACACGACACTCTGCATGGCGAGCGCAGTCACAGCGTACTATCGGGCGTTCGGGAGCGATGCGCCCCCACCGACGTACGACGATATCCCGAACGCCGAGACACACCTCGTCTGGGGTGCGAACCCCGCAGTTGCCCATCCTGTCATGTTCCGTTGGATACGGCAGTCGGCGACAGACGGTCGACTCGTCGTGGTCGACCCCGTCGAGACGAAGACTGCGGCGGTCGCAGACGACCACGTCTCTGTCGCGCCCGGCGGTGACCTCGCGCTGGCCCGCGCCATCCTCCGGCACCTCGTCGATACCGACCAAATCGACGAGTCGTTCGTCCGCTCGAACACCGAGGGGTTCGACGACGTCGTCTCTGCACTCCCGTCGGTCACGGACGCGGCGGCCCGCGCTGGCGTCTCGCTCGACACAGTCGAGGAACTGGCTGCACTGCTCGACGCGCCGACGCTCATCTACTGGGGGATGGGTGTGAATCAGAGCGTCCGCGGTACCGCAACCGCCGGTGCGCTCGTGAATCTTTGTCTCGCGTCGGGTAACCTCGGTCCGGGAACCGGTCCGTTCTCGCTCACCGGTCAAGCGAACTCGATGGGGACGCGAGTCTGTTCCTCGAAAGGAACGTGGTCCGGTCACCGACCGTTCGAACATCCCGACCACCGCCGAGCGGTCGCCGAGGCGTGGGACGTTCCTGTCTCTCGACTCCCCGACGACAGCGGACCGGGTCCGGTGGGCATCCTCGACTCGTCGCCATCCGTGGTCTGGACTGTTGCGACGAACCCACTCGCCGGGTTCCCGGATGCGACGGCTGCTCGCGAGGTTCTCCGCGACTCGTTCCTCGTGGTGCAAGACGCCTTCCGGTCGGATACGGTTGAACTCGCCGATGTAGTGCTTCCGGCCGCGACGTGGGGCGAGTCCGAGGGGACGGCGATGAACATGGAGCGGACGGTCTCGCGCATCCGCGCGGCCACAGAGACGCCTCCCGGCGTCCGACAGGACCTCGACATTATTGCCGATGTGGCCGCTCGGGTTGCCCCCGGTCTCCTCCCTCGGCCACCCGTCTCCCCCAGCGCGATATTCGACGAGTTCGCCGCGCTCACGGAGGGAACCGACGCTGACTGTTCCGGCATCTCGTACACCCGGCTCGACGGCGAGCGTGCCGTCCGCTGGCCCGCTCCGGAACCGAACAGTGACGCGGGCTACCGGTACTACGACCCCAGCACTTCGCGCTGGACGTTCCCGACGCCATCGGGGAAAGCTCGATTCAGCACACTCGATGGGGAACCGCTGCCCGAGCCGGTTGACGGCGACTACCCGCTGACGCTTACGACCGGCCGCGAGGCCGACGGGTACAACACCGGCGTTCGCTCACGGAGCGACACGCCGGAAGAGCCGGTTGCCCGCGTCAACCCCGAGACCGTCGACACGTATCACGACGCAGTCGCCGACACGGACGGCGAGCTTCGAACTACCGTTGTCTCGCGTCGCGCGTCCGTTTCCGTGACGCTCGACCGCGACGACGCTGTCCCGCCAGGACTCGTCTGGCTTTCGATTCACCACCCAATGACCAACCAACTCACCAGCCCCGCAGTCGACCCGCAGTCGAACGAACCGAACTTCAAACAGTGTGCGGTCCGCTTTGTGCATCCCGATGCACCCGCCAAAGCTGACTTTCTCGCGGCGGAGGTGAGCGACTGA
- a CDS encoding ATP-binding protein, giving the protein MSERALEVVEFLLTAHLYTDDRTLDENDLPPRYRRVFWADTGDDEDDSSAGGIERPLVVTDSIARKATGVEHPWDAISDLMFTQREDFSGRLSLTQPEMALEWFVNRANYDRLVTNPTIAKAVEGHDDVDVTHEEAREQTRPIHADRVWIDSLLDEYFDDEDDAEMLDLVQVRAPEEIEMTLDDLVLTTDQEGEIHKLMKAIEHREYLAQIGLREIGKILFVGPPGTGKTTVSRALAHELGLPFVEVKLSMITSQYLGETAKNVEKTFEVAKRLSPCILFIDEFDSVAKTRRSDEHAALKRAVNTLLKSIDDISLIRDEVILIGATNHPDQLDSAAWRRFDEIVNFPKPDHGMRADILRVITNRMDINEFDPEAIAEVTQGLTGSDLRLVLREAVLEALTEERMELKQDDLLEAVADFEERDNLKNLDMMSDSSELVAGSGDGHDHGHDDHDHADEHEGETQKDAGTAQ; this is encoded by the coding sequence ATGAGTGAACGGGCGCTCGAGGTTGTCGAGTTTCTGCTGACGGCTCACCTCTACACCGACGACCGAACGCTTGACGAGAACGACCTTCCCCCGCGGTATCGGCGCGTCTTCTGGGCGGACACCGGAGACGACGAAGACGATTCGTCGGCGGGCGGCATCGAGCGACCGCTCGTGGTGACCGATTCCATCGCGCGGAAGGCGACAGGAGTCGAACACCCATGGGACGCGATTTCGGACCTCATGTTCACCCAACGTGAGGACTTCTCCGGCCGCCTCTCTCTGACGCAACCCGAGATGGCGCTGGAGTGGTTTGTCAACCGTGCCAACTACGACCGGTTGGTGACGAACCCGACTATCGCGAAGGCGGTCGAAGGACACGACGACGTGGACGTAACCCACGAAGAAGCGAGAGAGCAAACGCGACCGATTCACGCCGACCGGGTCTGGATCGACAGCCTCCTCGACGAGTACTTCGACGACGAGGACGACGCCGAGATGCTCGACCTCGTGCAGGTCCGCGCACCCGAGGAGATAGAGATGACTCTCGACGACCTCGTGCTCACGACGGACCAGGAAGGCGAAATTCACAAACTCATGAAGGCTATCGAGCACCGCGAGTACCTCGCGCAGATTGGCCTTCGCGAAATCGGGAAGATTCTCTTCGTCGGCCCGCCGGGGACGGGGAAGACGACCGTGTCGCGGGCGCTCGCCCACGAACTCGGTCTTCCCTTCGTCGAGGTGAAACTCTCGATGATTACGAGCCAGTACCTCGGTGAGACGGCCAAGAACGTCGAGAAGACCTTCGAGGTCGCAAAGCGACTCTCGCCGTGTATCCTCTTTATCGACGAGTTCGACTCGGTCGCAAAGACGCGCCGGTCGGACGAACACGCCGCGCTCAAGCGCGCCGTCAACACGCTCCTCAAGAGCATCGACGACATCTCGCTGATTCGCGACGAGGTCATCCTCATCGGGGCGACGAACCACCCCGACCAACTCGATTCGGCGGCGTGGCGGCGCTTCGACGAAATCGTCAACTTCCCCAAGCCGGACCACGGCATGCGCGCCGACATCCTGCGCGTCATCACGAACCGGATGGACATCAACGAGTTCGACCCCGAGGCCATCGCCGAAGTAACCCAAGGCCTTACCGGGTCCGACCTGCGACTCGTGCTCCGCGAGGCCGTCCTCGAAGCACTCACCGAAGAGCGAATGGAACTCAAGCAGGACGACCTGCTGGAAGCCGTCGCCGACTTCGAAGAGCGGGACAACCTGAAGAACCTCGACATGATGTCGGATTCGTCGGAACTCGTCGCCGGGTCGGGAGATGGGCACGACCACGGCCACGACGACCACGACCACGCGGACGAACACGAAGGCGAGACGCAGAAAGACGCCGGCACGGCGCAGTAA
- a CDS encoding MBL fold metallo-hydrolase, whose amino-acid sequence MRVTLLGTGDTTGTPTVGCDCDTCREAHERGIERTRFSVHVENERTDESLLVDFSPDFRHQFLTQEVPLPDEALVTHIHFDHLDGLGNVYRLLDDLDVHATDEVDPVTGESVADTIRSKFDYLDRIAVEDQTPFESFRACGFDVTFVPVVHPPLVCYGVAIEDPETGAKLSLSGDSTYAIPAESRDVLRGPDLLLAEAIVPASVCEYHPIGGDDYDEDGVARTFGTKHMTREGAIALGEDLDADVTRLVHVAHYYPPEEAFEDPLAVDGEVYEL is encoded by the coding sequence ATGCGCGTGACCCTCCTCGGCACCGGCGACACGACCGGGACGCCGACCGTCGGCTGCGACTGCGACACTTGCCGCGAGGCCCACGAGCGGGGTATCGAGCGGACACGCTTTTCGGTCCACGTCGAAAACGAGCGAACCGACGAGTCGCTGCTCGTGGACTTCAGTCCCGACTTTCGCCACCAGTTTCTCACACAGGAGGTGCCGCTCCCCGACGAAGCGCTCGTGACCCACATTCACTTCGACCACTTAGACGGTCTCGGGAACGTCTACCGCCTACTCGACGACCTTGACGTCCACGCCACAGACGAAGTCGACCCGGTCACGGGCGAAAGCGTCGCCGACACGATTCGCTCGAAGTTCGACTACCTCGACCGAATCGCGGTCGAAGACCAGACGCCCTTCGAGTCGTTCCGCGCCTGCGGGTTCGACGTGACGTTTGTCCCGGTCGTCCATCCGCCGCTCGTCTGCTACGGCGTCGCCATCGAGGACCCGGAAACCGGGGCGAAGCTCTCGCTGTCGGGCGATTCGACGTACGCGATTCCGGCGGAATCCCGCGACGTACTCCGCGGCCCGGACCTCCTCCTCGCGGAGGCCATCGTCCCCGCGTCGGTCTGCGAGTATCACCCAATCGGCGGCGACGATTACGACGAAGACGGTGTTGCGCGGACGTTCGGCACGAAGCATATGACCCGCGAGGGAGCCATCGCACTCGGCGAAGACCTCGACGCCGACGTGACCCGACTCGTCCACGTCGCGCACTACTACCCGCCCGAAGAGGCCTTCGAAGACCCGCTAGCCGTCGACGGCGAAGTGTACGAATTGTAA